The Achromobacter deleyi genome has a window encoding:
- a CDS encoding carbon-nitrogen hydrolase family protein, translating into MRICMMEGPVDLAPEGATWEGIADRIGELAPDLLVTNEMPFGRWLAAFPSYDAALAAESVRVHEAGLEALVALNVPAIVSSRPVPAGARLANEAYALQGGRYTPLHQKQYFPEEPGFFEATWFHCAMDGFEVFEVGGIRLGVQLCTELMFNERARRYGRDGAELIVVPRASGASANRWLTAGAMAALVSGCYVVSSNRAGRTAQGQVFGGLAFAFQPDGEPLAQSSDSESIVTIEVDPARSRAQQALYPCYVRE; encoded by the coding sequence ATGCGGATCTGCATGATGGAAGGGCCGGTCGACCTGGCGCCGGAAGGCGCCACCTGGGAGGGCATTGCCGATAGGATCGGCGAGCTGGCGCCTGACCTGCTGGTCACCAACGAGATGCCCTTCGGACGGTGGCTGGCGGCCTTCCCCTCCTATGATGCGGCCCTGGCGGCCGAATCGGTCCGGGTGCACGAGGCCGGCCTCGAGGCCCTGGTGGCGCTGAACGTGCCTGCCATCGTGTCGTCCCGCCCCGTGCCCGCGGGCGCGCGGCTGGCCAATGAGGCCTACGCCCTGCAGGGCGGGCGCTATACCCCGCTGCATCAGAAGCAGTACTTCCCGGAAGAGCCGGGGTTCTTCGAAGCGACCTGGTTCCATTGCGCGATGGACGGTTTCGAGGTCTTCGAAGTGGGCGGCATCCGCCTGGGCGTGCAACTGTGCACCGAGCTGATGTTCAACGAACGCGCGCGCCGCTATGGGCGCGACGGGGCCGAGCTGATCGTGGTGCCGCGCGCCAGCGGCGCATCCGCAAACCGCTGGCTGACGGCGGGCGCCATGGCCGCGCTCGTGTCCGGATGCTATGTGGTCAGTTCGAACCGCGCCGGGCGCACGGCGCAGGGGCAGGTGTTTGGCGGCCTGGCGTTTGCATTCCAGCCCGATGGCGAGCCGCTGGCGCAATCCAGCGACTCGGAGTCCATCGTCACGATCGAGGTGGATCCGGCCCGGTCGCGGGCCCAGCAGGCGCTGTACCCGTGCTACGTGCGGGAGTAG
- the hutI gene encoding imidazolonepropionase: MATLWRNCHAATMARGEYSAIERAAIVTRGDRIEWIGPEAALPPMEAAHVHDLGGAWVTPGLIDCHTHLVFGGNRSQEFEQRLQGVDYARIAAQGGGIASTVRATRAATEDELYASARRRALHLLRDGVTTLEVKSGYGLDLPNERKMLRVARRLGHTLPLTVRATCLAAHALPPEFAGRADEYIDEVVRRMLPVLAAEGLVDAVDAFCEHLAFSPAQVERVFQAAVQLGLPVKLHAEQLSSLHGAALAARYGALSADHLEYLTESDVQAMAAAGTVAVLLPGAFYALRETRLPPLDLLRRHGVPMAISSDLNPGTSPALSLRLMLSMACTLFRMTPQEALAGATTHAARALGLQATHGVLEAGRVADFVAWEVEHPSELAYWIGGDLPKQVIRHGARISLSALD, from the coding sequence ATGGCCACCCTCTGGCGCAACTGTCATGCCGCGACGATGGCGCGCGGCGAATATTCCGCAATCGAGCGCGCCGCCATCGTGACGCGCGGCGACCGCATCGAATGGATAGGCCCGGAGGCGGCGCTGCCGCCCATGGAGGCAGCTCATGTCCATGACCTGGGCGGCGCCTGGGTCACGCCCGGCCTGATCGATTGCCACACGCACCTGGTGTTTGGCGGCAACCGCAGCCAGGAATTCGAACAGCGGCTGCAGGGCGTGGACTATGCCCGCATCGCGGCGCAAGGCGGCGGCATCGCCAGCACCGTGCGCGCGACGCGGGCCGCCACCGAGGACGAGCTCTACGCCAGCGCCCGCCGGCGGGCGCTGCATCTGCTGCGCGACGGCGTGACCACGCTGGAGGTCAAGTCCGGCTATGGGCTGGACCTGCCCAACGAGCGCAAGATGCTCAGGGTGGCGCGGCGGCTGGGCCACACCCTGCCCCTGACCGTGCGCGCGACCTGCCTGGCCGCGCACGCGCTGCCGCCGGAGTTCGCGGGGCGCGCCGATGAATACATCGACGAAGTCGTGCGGCGCATGTTGCCGGTGCTGGCGGCCGAAGGCCTGGTGGATGCCGTGGATGCGTTCTGCGAGCACCTTGCGTTTTCTCCGGCGCAGGTCGAGCGGGTGTTCCAGGCCGCGGTTCAGTTGGGCTTGCCGGTCAAGCTCCATGCCGAGCAGCTGTCGTCCCTGCATGGCGCCGCCCTGGCGGCGCGCTATGGGGCCTTGTCGGCCGATCACCTGGAATACCTGACCGAAAGCGATGTGCAGGCCATGGCCGCGGCGGGCACCGTGGCGGTGCTGTTGCCGGGCGCCTTCTACGCCCTGCGCGAAACCCGGCTGCCGCCGCTGGATCTGCTGCGCCGCCATGGCGTTCCCATGGCCATCTCCAGCGACCTGAACCCGGGAACCTCGCCCGCGCTGTCCCTGCGCCTGATGTTGAGCATGGCTTGCACCTTGTTCCGCATGACGCCCCAGGAGGCGCTGGCGGGCGCGACGACGCATGCGGCCCGCGCGCTAGGCCTGCAGGCCACGCACGGCGTCCTGGAGGCTGGCAGGGTGGCGGACTTCGTGGCGTGGGAGGTGGAGCATCCCTCCGAACTGGCCTACTGGATCGGCGGGGACCTCCCCAAGCAGGTGATCCGGCACGGTGCGCGCATCAGCCTCTCCGCCCTGGATTGA